Within Buteo buteo chromosome 10, bButBut1.hap1.1, whole genome shotgun sequence, the genomic segment GATTCATCCCAGGGGACCTTCCTGTGTGTAGAGTGATAGGGGACAATGAGCTATCTGCACTCCTCAAAGAGGTCAGCTGAATTGTGCCGCGTGCTCCAGAAGCTAatgaatgcttttctttaaactgtACTCAGACACAGTGCTCACGGAAAGTGCTGTCCTCTCTGATCAACAGCGCTGCTCgcaaaggaaagcagagggaagaacTTGAGTAGCTGGAGCAGGTAAACAAATGTCACCTTCCTTTCTCGTCACCCCACTTACCTCTACAGCCCCTGCACTGAAGGGGTTGTTTCCATTTAGCCCACTTGATCGTGACTTGAGAGAACAAGAGCAGATACTGAGCCCCAGCAGTGATTGCTTCTTAGGAACTAGGAAATGGGCAGAAGCATTGCTCTGAGTTGCCATGTTCATTGCTAGCTTAGCTCAATTTTCAGTCCACTTCTTTTTGCTAGTCTGTACTCACTATAAAATTGTAGCATTGCCAGCTACCACATCTTTAGCACTAGTTGATGATAATTCTGTGAGGTGTAGGaatggtttctttttctaatgGACAGACCCACAGACAGGACAATACGGTTTACAGTATTCTGTCTTCTGAGTGTGGGCTCTAGCTAGTGAAGATGAGAGTAGTTTTGGCTCTAGCTCTGATGTAATGCTCCATTCCTTGTCTCACATAGACATAAGCACCGATCTCCTTTCTGCACATAACATCTGCTCCTGAAAAAAGCTCCGTAGCTGTGTTGTCTCCCATGTGCTTCTACCAACTCCCACAGCATTCTTACATTCTTACTTGATGGGGGATATACCATCCTGGAATCAATGCGGGCTTTAAGGGTATGAGCCTCTTACTTGAGTCATCTAGAGGGAACCAACGTCATATCCTCAAAGAGAAAATTCACTAGGGAGTTGCTCTGTGGAGGGAGCCCATATCATAGTGCTTGTATTTCATGTCAGGATGTAGTTATGcagcatttttctctgcagtaaaCCCAGTTTAAGTCCCTTCCCATTGCCTCAGTGTGTTGGGCTGCGCTTAAAACATGATACTCAAATGCTGTGCTGTATTTAACCAGCAAAACGTCACAGGTCTGGCAGACACTCCAGCCCACTGCCCAGCAACCCGCATTCtggagggaagggctggagaGCTTGCGGAATGGGTGCATTTCAATGTGGGCTTTTGCCTGGATGCAGTGAGCTTGCAAACTAGCATGCACATACTGAGAGGGGCTCCATGTCCAAGGTTGCACTGTCATTTTACTCCTACTGTGGCCTTTACAATGTTCTTCCTAGCCCCAATACTCTTTGAAATATACATAAGCCTTATCACATTTCAATGATCTAAGTTAGTTCTGGATTGGAAAATAACTAGATGCAGTTGTGGTTTCATTGGTGGCTGGGAAACTTCAGGCAAGGTATTGGGACCTTTCCTGACCAGCTTTGGTGATGAAAACCATGGTATATAAATTGGCAAttacagaatcatggaatggcTTGGATTGCATGGGACCTTtcaagatcatctagtccaaccccctgcaatgGGCAGGGTTGTCtccaactagatcaggttgctcagagcccgtctaacctgaccttgaatgtttccagggatggggcattgaccacctctctgggcaacctgtgctaGTGCTTCACCACCCTcgttgtaaaaaatttcttccttatatgtagcctgaatctaccctctttcagtttaaagccattaccccttgtcctattgcgACAGGCCCTCCTAAAAAGCGTgaccccatctttcttataagcccccctTAAGTATtcaaaggctgcaataaggcctccctggagccttctctcctccaagctgaacaaccccaactctctcagcctgtcctcataggagaggctCTGATCCATGCCTCCGATCATCTCTGTGGTCCTCCTCCGGACCtgctccatgtctttcctgtgctgagggctccagagctggacacagtactgcaggtgggggtCTCACCCCtagagcagagtagaggggaaATGTGAACATAGGAGTAACTTCATCTGGGAGAATGCTTCTTAAACTTCCTAAAACTATTTGCACTCTTTTGGTCTATCTGCCTGTTGTTGTGGATGAGTGGAATGCACCTCAtcaaaagagagaagcagcaatattgttttattgaggtaaaataataatttgacagaGTTCAGTAAGTTCGATGGAATCTAACAAAGTTTAACAGCGGCTTGACAAGGTTTAGTAAGCTTGATGGCAAGGTTCGCCCTATTAGTTACTGCATGGAAGGAACCATTTGCCCTGCTGGGGAACACGAAGCTGGGGAGTTACTTGGCGGTCCGGAAAACCAGCCCCCCTCGAGCTGCCCCGGTGCACTACCGCTGCAAGCCCTGCAGGCGCGCTTCCCGCCCCAGGACTTACCGTCTTCCCCAGGGCCACCTCCACCACAGCCGCTGGTGACACCAAAACTCATCCCCACACGGGACATCGGCCTCTGCCCTCGCCTCGGCGGCGTCCCCGGGCACCTCAGGTGCACGTGCGGGGCACCGCGGCGAGCAGACCGGGCTCCGGGGCCTCCGGCTCCGGCTGAGGCGACAGCAGCGGCccgagccccgccgccgcccgcgggtGAGGGGAGCGCGGCGCGGTGCACTCTGGGAGCGGCGAGGCGGGCTggcggccgccccgcccgccgggcGCGGTGCACGCTGGGAGCCGTAGTCCCGGCGAGCCGCCATTTCGCCGGCAGCGTGGGGGCAAGCCGCCCGCGGTGACTTTGCGGCATGGAGAGCGGCTTCGGCTCCGACTTCGGCTCCGACTTCGGCTCCGGGGGTGGCGGTGGCGGGAAGCTGGACCCGGGGCTCATCATGGAGCAGGTGAAGGTGCAGATCGCCGTGGCCAACGCACAGGAGCTCTTGCAGGTCAGGAGGGGCcgaggggggggcggctgccCTGCGGCCCGGGGCAGCCgggccctgctgctgcccctcagcagtgcgggggcggggggacgcGATagcggcgggggctgccggccCGGCTGTGCCCGGCCGGGGCCCGCGGCCCCCCTCACGCCCTCTCTCCGCAGCGCATGACGGACAAGTGCTTTCGGAAGTGCATCGGGAAGCCCGGCGGCGCGCTCGACAACTCGGAGCAGGTGAGCGAGGCCGGGGAGACGCGGGGACCCGCGgtccacccccccgccccccccgggggcgACCGCTGAGGGTTCTCTGTCCCGCAGAAGTGCATCGCCATGT encodes:
- the TIMM13 gene encoding mitochondrial import inner membrane translocase subunit Tim13, whose protein sequence is MESGFGSDFGSDFGSGGGGGGKLDPGLIMEQVKVQIAVANAQELLQRMTDKCFRKCIGKPGGALDNSEQKCIAMCMDRYMDAWNTVSRAYNSRLQRERANM